The Phaeodactylum tricornutum CCAP 1055/1 chromosome 8, whole genome shotgun sequence DNA segment TCAATGATCAATGGGACATTATGTTTCAATCACTGTGCCCAACCTGCAACACTTTTGGACCTATGAGTAAGTTATCCATAAATGATGAAGCGTCGACCGCGTCTTGCGTCAGTAGAGAGGAGGCCCCATCCACAAGCCAGCCCGTCGCTATGCCTACTCGATCTCCAAGTGGTACAAGCAGTCCCACTAAAGCTCCTTTTGTCACTCCTATGGAAAGCCCAATGCAGAAACCTGTTGGAGATCCCACCAATAGTTTTCCCATTCAAACGCCGCTTGCCAATCCTATGGAGAGCCCGCCTCAGACGCCAGGTGGCGATCCCACTGTCAGTCCCTCCACTCAAATTCCTGTCAACAATGCTACTGTTGGCCCTACTTTGATTCCCCTTGTCAATCCCACAAACGGCCCAACCTGGACCCATAACAAGAGCAGCACCAACATTCCCACTCTGAACCCCGTTGAAGATAGCACCAATAGAAACACGGACTTCCTTGGATGATCCCATTGACATTCCTACGCGGACACCCGTTGACGTTGGCACAAAACACCCAAGTAGAGTGACCGGAAGTCCTACCCTAAGCCCAAATGCTGGAACAACAAGGCCCACTGACCACCAAACCAGTAGCAGTCCCACTCTGGACCCGAAGGGCTCACCCCGTACTCCAGCCAACGAGCGCACAGCTGCTCCACTTACTTTCACCACCCACATTCCCACGCCTGCCCCCTACAAGATTAATACTCCCAGCAGCATTCTAACCAGGAGACCAACGGAATCACCTGACAATGTCAAAGTCTGTGTCGACAATCCACTTCAATGGGGGAATTTTCCGTTTAAGTTGCGGACAAGTCACTGCTCTATTTGGCTCCAAGAGGTTTATCGGTAGACTCGTTTGCCGTTACTTAGATGAAGTAGCCAAGAACTGCCCTGAGACTTGTGATACCGATTGCAAATAAAATGGCTCAAgagtatatatatatatatatacattGCCCCTTCGAGCATAATAACATACGTACACTTATACATAGCTTTTTTGTCAAGCAAGTTACGGTTGTTGAAGAAGTGGAGGCTAGGACACCAGTGTTAGTCAACGCGGATGGGAAACATATTCCGGAACACTATATTTTTCCATTGCCAGCATGTCTACCGGTCTGGACGAAATCGCTCTCACATCACCGACATTCACTAGCAGGTAAGTTCGAGAACAAAAAGTCCTGCCTATTGACTCGGTCTGTAGCATAAAAGCAGCGAACACTGACATTGAAGTAGGCGAGATATATAGGGGAAACTATTCTCTACTCGTAACATATCATCTATTAATGTAATAAAAACGTAAAGATTCAGAAAATgcgacagcaacaaggcTCGAGATTGGGCCAAACGCAGATGAATTCTACGATTCCCACACTTGGCTAAGATGCATGAGAGAGGGCTGACTAAACGATTTCTTGTGCGATTTGCGCTCGGCTTCGGCTACGATTCTCTTCATGACCAAGATTGTCGACTCAAATATTTCGTCCTGTGGATTCATGCCTCCATAGTTTTGCAGAATAGAGTTTTTGGTGGACAGCTGCTCTTGGAGGACATCGGattcttctttcgtcaatgTTGATGGCGGTGTGCGCTCTTGAGGATTCTCCATATGCACAAATTCCGATTCGTTCACCACAATTCTAGCTTCGTTTTGAATTGCAACTGCAGTAGTGTTTGTAACGAATTCATTCGTCTTTACCATTGGATCGGCCCAAGCAACGACGATTTTGCGTCCCTTATCGTAAGTCGGCTGGCGCCCGTGCGATGTCGAAAAGTTGTCAATAAGCATGACGTCTCCCTTTTCCCATCGGCTAAACACCATGTTCCGATGAATGGCGTGGCGGATCTTGTTCATTTCTGCGACAGATATTTCTTCACCGTCTCCAAACGTAGAGTGTAGACTCATTCTGTGTCCCAACATACCATATTTGATCAGGCAGAAACAAGTCACAAAGAAGCAGTGGATTAAGAGTCTCCAATCACGTGTACGCTTCCATGAGAACCAGAGTTCGGCTGTAAATGTTGTCCAGTGAAAGACTTGAATATGGTTGAACCAAACAGGTTCTTTTGTTACAGGATGAAGCTGATAAGGAGAGGCCTGGGTTATACTCACGAAGGTATCATCACCTGTCCACTGCACAGGCGTCCCTTCGGCCGCGCACATTCGTTCTACTGTTGCCTTGTCAGAAGTCCCGAAAAGTTCCGACCAACTCAACATAGAGGCCACGTCGTAGGTGAACCGTGCGCCCTGCTTGTAGTGAGTCCGGGTGTAGCGCACTCCTTTCTCGAGAAGTTTTTGGCGTAAATCACAAGGCAAGTCCTGATAAACCTTACGAAAGTCGGCTAAGGCAGTCTCACCCCCGGTCGATTGGGATGGTTGCAGACAACCGAAAAAGAGTTGTTTTGGTGGTGCCGGCAGAAAAGACATTTCCAAGTGCTGGGCAATTGGGTAGTTGACGGGAACTTCGGCTATAAAGGTGAAAGAAAACCACAATATCGTGAGCGAAGGAAGAATTGAACAGAAAAAACCTCGCTTGAGAATTGTCTTCGAGACGGGGAACCTGCCACAGAAAGTGCTGAGAGTTTCGCAAGCAAATTTCTCAACATACCTGCGGAAAATATGTATTCTGTGCCTGGGATGAGATTACGGGGAGATGTTCCACGGTACGTATTGTTGAGTTTGGGTTGAAAGGATCGCATGGCCTTTTGCATGTCCGCACCACTATCAATCTCAAAACCACGGATGAGAACAGCCCCATATTGCAACAATCTTTCATCGAGCCAAGCACGATTGGCTTCCATCCAAGTtgtcaaaaaagaaagcgacGATTCCCAACGAGGGGTAATGACGAGTGGGAAAGGCTTCTTTCCAGCCTGCGTGCCCTCGTCCCTTAGAAACGAGACATTGACTGAGTCTAAGCCAATCGATCTTTTGCTAATATCGAGGCTTACCATGTTCATTGCTCGCAATCTGAAGTTTTATGTGTGCACGCGTTGTGGCGATGACCGTTTGATCGATGGAGTACCAACAGGGTAGACCTCTCAGTAATTTTATGTGGGCAGATTTGTCGTGACAAACCCGCAACCCATCAAAGGTATCAAGAGCTCTTCTTGTTTTTCACGACGTCGTAGATTTGACAGAATTGTACTCACTTTGTGAGCCGCGTTGTCGCCACGTGGCCGACGAATAAAAGGTTTAATTGCGTACGAGGTCTAAGATCCCGTTGGGTAATTACACTTTGCCACTGGCTCCGAAAAGCTAAAACTGGAAGCTACTGGACAACCTTAATGTACTAGAATGCTATTCACTTACTCCTGTATCTAAAGACTTGATCCCGCGAAAGCGTCTGACAATAATGTTTATAGCTAGATTCAtcgtttctctttttcaacaagacctactgctgtgaaaacacTTTAGCCACTAGGGATGGAGGTTTCGTTGTACGAGGTAAAATGTTTTAGCTTGCGACACAAGAAAATTCCGATCCGGTATTCCCAAACAATTCTTGATCTGATCTTGAGAATGCCTTCATGGTCAAAGATCCTGGGATTTCGATACCCGCCACTACCTACTGAGGCTCTCGCTGTTCTCGGCCTCGCGCTGACGCCTCAGCGCACTCGGACTTACCGTTACCAatacttgactgtgaaacggACGTAAATTACGGGCTCCACCGGTGAGATTGACACTCAAGGCACATCACTTTGTCACGCAGTGCGTACCACGACAGGAGAAGTATTCTAAGACGACAGCAAGGGCACTaacctcttctttttcaagtACACCCGCACTTTCTTGCATGATCTGCTTTCGGTTATTGCAACAGCCAATCCGCAATGGTCAGGTCTCTTTTGGTCCAATCGCTCGGTTTTCGAAACTGTCACCGTCAATTCGGAAAGCGTGATTGCTTATCGTTACGGCCACGATTCTCATCGTCGGCCGGTTTTCGTTCACCGTCCGACAATGACGTTATATTCTTCCGATCCATCCTTTCGGACACACGCGTCGTGCAAGATGAAGACACACTGCGGGTCCGGAACACGGACTGGACGAAGCAATTCCAGGGGCGGTCCAAAATTTTACTTCAACCTAGCACAAGCGGCCAAGTTGCCGAAATCTTACAATACTGTCAACGCGAAAAGCTAGCTGTCGTGCCACAGGCGGGACGAACGGGCCTCGTTGGCGGATCTATTCCATTGGAGGAGGAGATCATCTTGAGCACAGAGAAATTGAATCTGATTCATGATTTGAACGCGTACACAGGCATTCTGCGATGTCAAGCGGGATGTATCTTGGCCGACCTACAAGCCTACTGTGCGGATCGTGATCATTTGGTTCCAGTGGATCTGGGCTCGAAAGGAAGCTGTCAAATTGGTGGTAATCTGAGTACCAATGCCGGTGGTCAGTACTATTACCGCTACGGCTCGTTGGCAGCAAACGTCTTGGGATTGGAAGTTGTCCTACCCGATGGCCGAATTCTGAATCTTAACTATCAGCATTCCAATCTCAAAGACAATACCGGCTACAAAATTCATCAGCTCTTTTTGGGTGCCGAAGGGACATTGGGGGTTGTCACGGGTGTGGCCATGCTATGTCCACGGATGCCGCGATCGCGACAAGCGGCATTCTTAGCCTGCGACCGGTACGAAGATGTACTACAGGTACTCCAAACAGCCAAATCTGAATTAGGTGAAATTCTTGCTGCCTTGGAATGGATGGACCAAAAGGCAGTCGAGTTGGTGTCAAATAACCATACCATTCCACTTTTGGCATCAGACGGGGCGATCTACAATAACTATTTATTGATCGAGACACACGGATCTTGCCCAGACCACGATCAGGAAAAAATGGAGAAGTTCTTGGAGCTTGCCATGGACAAAGGTCACGTAGTCGATGGCGTCTTGGCGCAAGACTTGTCTCAAATTGAATCATTTTGGAATATACGTGAATCGGCCAACCCAGCGGTAGCAGCGACTGGATACGGATACAAATACGATGTGTCACTCCCATTGCCAGAGTTTGTTCACTTTATCGATGAAATGAGAAGCCGTCTTCAGGGACTAAACACGTTGAATGCAAATTGGGGGCATATAGTAGACGGCAATCTGCACTTTAACGTTACAACTCCTGGTCTTTTTCAAGTTGATGAGTCGGTGTCGGATCGACTGCAACCATATCTATTCGAGTCGGTTCTTCGTCGTGGAGGATCAATATCAGCCGAGCACGGACTCGGTCAAACCAAGAATTCTTATCTGAAGATTGTCCACGACGCAGACTGTTTGATTGCCATGCAGAAAATCAAATACGCTTTTGATCCAGTAGGGATTTTAAACCCACACAAATTCCTTCCTCGACAGTGAAATGCTTACTGCCAATCAACTGGATGCACTCACGCGCTGGCTCATAACAACTAGCTTCTTGTTAGATAGGCGCCTTCTCACCTAGTATCCGTGTTTTGTTCGCACACCAAGACACTACTGGAGGGTGCTAAATCAAGTTAGTATATACAATAAATGGGAGATTTCTTTCGTGGAAGGGTCAATAAGTCCAGCTAATACTAGGATAGAGCTGTAAATTGACATAGGTTATGGTTTGTCCGTGAACCAAGAAGACTGTGGGTTGCGGTCTCTATTTACCTATTTAATCTAAATTGGAGTATCCTTTTAACACACTTTATATATGCCTAAATTTTCGGGGTGATGCCTTCAAATGTGCGTCGACATTTTTGCCAGGAAAATTACGGATAAATAGATATCGCTCACGAAAGATCATTCCTCACCTTTAGTTGAAAAAGTCGATTAGAATGAAAACATCATATTTAATTTCTTTCCTCTAGCGTCATTGGGCTTATATAACTAATAAGAGGGAAAACTCCAGTTTACCTTACACAGCCAAGGTTCTAAGTGATGCCGCGCGAGCACAGACTTCCAAATTTCTTCTGATTGTCCTTTGTAAGTATACCAAAGGGTGTCTAAGAAGACTAGATCGAAATGTACCCAAATAAAGTACCAACGTACAATTTCCACAAATGCAAGCTTTTCTGTATAATTTCCACATGAGAAATAGCGTAAATTACCGTAAGCATTGCCCTCTCCGAGATCAGATCGTCGGTTTCCACTTCGAAGTCACCATTCTCAGAAAGTACCGTTAGGCTTGGCACAAAATTCCACCTCCATTAATTTGACTTTCAGCAAAGATGATCTCTTCTTCTGTTCTTATCGGGATCTTCTTTTCTCTTATCGGCGTTTACGCAGAGGAAATTTCTCTGGAGCCCAGAGAGTCCTTTGGCAAGCAGAAGACACGAAATGCTCAGGTAATCCTCGCTAATTATTCTGAAGCGGAGATGCTTGGCTTCAAGATCCAGCACCAAGTGCACAGCCAGGCCGACCTATTTGTCCAGCAGCTAGTAGGAAAGTTGCTACTTGTCAAGAATGAGATGATATCACTTGAGAATCGCGACCTGGCCAATCTCGATATCTTTACTTCTTACGCCAGTGTTGTCGCCGACGGCACAGAGAAGAACGCCGCGTCCTCACTGTTTGTGAGCAGACAGGATCCGGCTATAACGATTGCACTGGAATCCGAAGGCAACTTGAGGGAAGCCGTACGCCTTGACCCTGAAATCGGTAAAACAATATCCATTTCACGCATTGATTCCCGAAAGGCGGATCGATTTGTTACGATCACTGCAGAAGACTTCGACCAAGACAAACTTGCTAGTTTTGAAGTAGAAGACAGAGTAGCTCCATTAGCACATCAACTCAGAAGCTCACACAAGAGCGGAACAAGCAGAGAGAGGTCTCTCCAAGCCTGTCAGCTTTCGGTCCCAGTCCCGGAAGCAAAATTATTCCCCGTGACTCAACGGAGTCATGTTGCTTCGCCCCGCTCGA contains these protein-coding regions:
- a CDS encoding predicted protein encodes the protein MNMVSLDISKRSIGLDSVNVSFLRDEGTQAGKKPFPLVITPRWESSLSFLTTWMEANRAWLDERLLQYGAVLIRGFEIDSGADMQKAMRSFQPKLNNTYRGTSPRNLIPGTEYIFSAAEVPVNYPIAQHLEMSFLPAPPKQLFFGCLQPSQSTGGETALADFRKVYQDLPCDLRQKLLEKGVRYTRTHYKQGARFTYDVASMLSWSELFGTSDKATVERMCAAEGTPVQWTGDDTFVSITQASPYQLHPVTKEPVWFNHIQVFHWTTFTAELWFSWKRTRDWRLLIHCFFVTCFCLIKYGMLGHRMSLHSTFGDGEEISVAEMNKIRHAIHRNMVFSRWEKGDVMLIDNFSTSHGRQPTYDKGRKIVVAWADPMVKTNEFVTNTTAVAIQNEARIVVNESEFVHMENPQERTPPSTLTKEESDVLQEQLSTKNSILQNYGGMNPQDEIFESTILVMKRIVAEAERKSHKKSFSQPSLMHLSQVWES
- the D-LCR gene encoding d-lactate dehydrogenase (probable D-lactate dehydrogenase (cytochrome) pyruvate metabolism) translates to MVRSLLVQSLGFRNCHRQFGKRDCLSLRPRFSSSAGFRSPSDNDVIFFRSILSDTRVVQDEDTLRVRNTDWTKQFQGRSKILLQPSTSGQVAEILQYCQREKLAVVPQAGRTGLVGGSIPLEEEIILSTEKLNLIHDLNAYTGILRCQAGCILADLQAYCADRDHLVPVDLGSKGSCQIGGNLSTNAGGQYYYRYGSLAANVLGLEVVLPDGRILNLNYQHSNLKDNTGYKIHQLFLGAEGTLGVVTGVAMLCPRMPRSRQAAFLACDRYEDVLQVLQTAKSELGEILAALEWMDQKAVELVSNNHTIPLLASDGAIYNNYLLIETHGSCPDHDQEKMEKFLELAMDKGHVVDGVLAQDLSQIESFWNIRESANPAVAATGYGYKYDVSLPLPEFVHFIDEMRSRLQGLNTLNANWGHIVDGNLHFNVTTPGLFQVDESVSDRLQPYLFESVLRRGGSISAEHGLGQTKNSYLKIVHDADCLIAMQKIKYAFDPVGILNPHKFLPRQ